One part of the Streptomyces lydicus genome encodes these proteins:
- a CDS encoding D-2-hydroxyacid dehydrogenase family protein, giving the protein MTPRCAVLDDYQGVALSMADWSPLSDAVDVHTLRQPFRSEDEVVAAIGDCEIVVAMRERTPFPASLLARLPRLRLLITSGMRNASIDLDAAARHGVTVCGTASNTEPPVELTWALILGLARNVVTENTALRAGGPWQSTLGADLHGRTLGLLGLGKIGTRVARIGLAFGMDVVAWSRNLTPERAAEAGVRAATTKEELLESSDFVSVHLVLGERTRGLLGAGELRRMRPTSYLVNTSRAAIVDQPALLQALRENWIAGAGLDVFDQEPLPADHPLRTLPNVLALPHLGYVTRRNYEGYFQQAVENITAFLAGTPIRQLH; this is encoded by the coding sequence ATGACACCGCGTTGCGCCGTACTCGACGACTACCAGGGCGTCGCCCTCTCCATGGCCGACTGGTCGCCCTTGTCCGACGCCGTGGACGTCCATACGCTGCGGCAGCCCTTCCGCTCCGAGGACGAGGTGGTCGCGGCGATCGGCGACTGCGAGATCGTGGTCGCCATGCGTGAGCGCACGCCGTTCCCCGCCTCACTCCTCGCCCGGCTCCCCCGTCTGCGGCTTCTGATCACCTCCGGAATGCGCAACGCCTCCATCGATCTGGATGCCGCCGCCCGGCACGGTGTCACCGTCTGCGGCACCGCCAGCAACACCGAACCGCCCGTCGAACTCACCTGGGCCCTGATCCTCGGCCTGGCCCGCAACGTCGTCACCGAGAACACCGCCCTACGCGCCGGCGGCCCCTGGCAGAGCACGCTCGGCGCCGATCTGCACGGCCGTACGCTCGGGCTGCTCGGCCTCGGCAAGATCGGCACCCGGGTCGCCCGGATCGGTCTGGCCTTCGGCATGGACGTGGTCGCCTGGAGCCGGAACCTGACCCCCGAGCGCGCGGCGGAGGCGGGTGTCCGCGCCGCCACCACCAAGGAAGAGCTCCTGGAGAGCAGCGACTTCGTCTCCGTGCACCTCGTCCTCGGCGAGCGGACCCGTGGCCTGCTCGGCGCCGGCGAACTCCGCCGTATGCGGCCCACCAGCTATCTCGTCAACACCTCCCGTGCCGCGATCGTCGACCAGCCCGCGCTGCTCCAGGCGCTGCGCGAGAACTGGATCGCCGGCGCCGGTCTCGACGTCTTCGACCAGGAACCGCTGCCCGCCGACCATCCGCTGCGCACCCTCCCGAACGTCCTCGCTCTCCCCCACCTCGGCTACGTCACCCGCCGCAACTACGAGGGCTACTTCCAACAGGCCGTCGAGAACATCACCGCCTTCCTCGCCGGCACTCCGATCCGACAACTGCACTGA
- a CDS encoding ADP-ribosylglycohydrolase family protein, translating into MSAAGGGTAIWGRAEQQDFRSRVRGCLLGGAIGDALGAGIEFDALDAIREAHGQEGVTDFVPAFGRRGAVTDDTQMTLFTVDGLIRAQVRRDTGAWHPPTDIHRAYLRWATTQRDWGPDERKKDDGWLAREEWLYSRRAPGRACLSGLGDEAMGTLERPKNPDSKGCGAVMRSAPFGLLVGWEPQLVFQLAVECAAQTHGHPTGYLAAGAFAVISHSLARGEDLDGAVQKALAHLATRPGHEETTDALKRALGAVRQGMPTPARVESLGEGWTAEEALSIGVYCALVAEDMRHGLLLAVNHSGDSDSTGSICGNLLGTLHGETALPPEWLVELEGRETILQLADDFSMEMTQGPALHGPAGSSPGWLARYPRA; encoded by the coding sequence GTGAGCGCAGCGGGAGGCGGCACCGCAATCTGGGGGCGCGCGGAACAGCAGGACTTCCGCAGCCGGGTGCGCGGCTGCCTGCTCGGCGGCGCCATCGGCGACGCGCTGGGCGCCGGTATCGAATTCGACGCGCTCGATGCGATCCGTGAGGCGCACGGCCAGGAGGGCGTGACGGACTTCGTGCCCGCCTTCGGGAGGCGCGGTGCGGTTACCGACGACACCCAGATGACCCTGTTCACCGTCGACGGGCTGATCCGGGCCCAGGTCCGCCGCGACACCGGTGCCTGGCATCCGCCGACCGACATCCACCGCGCCTATCTGCGCTGGGCCACCACCCAGCGCGACTGGGGCCCCGACGAGCGCAAGAAGGACGACGGCTGGCTCGCCCGTGAGGAGTGGCTCTACTCCCGGCGCGCTCCCGGCCGGGCCTGCCTGTCCGGCCTCGGCGACGAGGCGATGGGCACGCTCGAGAGGCCCAAGAACCCCGACTCGAAGGGCTGCGGCGCGGTGATGCGCTCCGCGCCGTTCGGGCTGCTGGTGGGCTGGGAGCCGCAGCTGGTGTTCCAGCTCGCCGTCGAGTGCGCGGCACAGACGCACGGCCATCCCACCGGTTACCTCGCAGCCGGCGCGTTCGCCGTCATCAGCCACTCGCTGGCACGCGGCGAGGACCTCGACGGCGCCGTGCAGAAGGCACTGGCGCATCTGGCCACCCGCCCCGGCCACGAGGAGACCACCGACGCCCTCAAGCGCGCGCTCGGCGCCGTGCGGCAGGGCATGCCGACGCCCGCCCGGGTCGAGTCGCTGGGCGAGGGCTGGACGGCGGAGGAGGCGCTGTCCATAGGTGTGTACTGCGCGCTGGTCGCCGAGGACATGCGGCACGGCCTGCTGCTCGCCGTCAACCACAGTGGCGACAGCGATTCCACCGGCTCCATCTGCGGCAATCTGTTGGGCACGCTGCACGGCGAGACGGCCCTGCCGCCGGAGTGGCTGGTCGAGCTGGAGGGCCGGGAGACGATCCTGCAACTGGCCGACGACTTCTCGATGGAGATGACGCAGGGGCCCGCCCTGCACGGCCCGGCCGGCTCGTCCCCGGGCTGGCTCGCCCGCTACCCGCGCGCCTAG
- a CDS encoding sodium:solute symporter family protein — translation MNSLDWAVLIGYFGVMVAIGVWSHKRVDDVSDFFTAGGKMPWWLSGISHHMSGYSAVMFTGYAGIAYQYGVTSYVTWSFPIAIGIAIGAQLFAGRLNRLRSRLGVASPLEYLKARYNLPTQQALAWSGVLLKIVDVGAKWAAIATLLSVFTGMSLGQGILITGLTTGVYCTVGGLWADALTELGQFVIQLLAGVAMLVTVLGELGGFSSLWTVWDKLPDSHTQPTVGPYTLTFLLAYLFIKTFEYSGGMWNQAQRFMATSGPRQAKRSARLSALLWFVWPAVLFFPMWVAPLLVKAQKPDASDSYALLTERLLPHGLLGLVIVGFFSHTMAMCSSDANAISAVFTRDIAPALSARARAWSHRAGLLAARLSTVAFLALSMAIATQVNSPTFKDIITVVIKWVAGLVGPISIPFLLGMLRVFRRSGPTAALGSWAAGLFAFWLTNYGLGDVQLQIQIVSPVATSLVLYLLLGLVRPEDTEERDAVLARINSGGDDDGAVGAWAVTGAMTGADAGAGAGVSGATGLEGIPEQTAGAEGLTGDGGRGDGRTGDGRGTG, via the coding sequence ATGAACAGTCTCGACTGGGCCGTGCTCATCGGCTACTTCGGCGTGATGGTCGCGATCGGCGTGTGGTCGCACAAGAGGGTGGACGACGTCAGCGACTTCTTCACCGCCGGCGGCAAGATGCCGTGGTGGCTGTCCGGCATCTCCCACCACATGTCGGGCTACAGCGCCGTGATGTTCACCGGGTACGCCGGTATCGCCTACCAATACGGCGTCACCTCTTACGTCACCTGGTCCTTCCCCATCGCGATCGGTATCGCCATCGGGGCGCAACTGTTCGCGGGACGGCTCAACCGGCTGCGCTCACGACTCGGTGTCGCGTCGCCGCTGGAATACCTCAAGGCCCGCTACAACCTGCCGACGCAGCAGGCGCTGGCCTGGTCCGGCGTACTGCTGAAGATCGTGGACGTGGGCGCCAAGTGGGCGGCCATCGCCACCCTGTTGTCCGTCTTCACCGGCATGTCGCTCGGCCAGGGCATCCTCATCACGGGCCTGACCACCGGCGTGTACTGCACCGTCGGCGGACTGTGGGCCGACGCCCTCACCGAGCTGGGACAGTTCGTCATCCAGCTGCTGGCCGGCGTCGCGATGCTGGTCACCGTCCTGGGTGAGCTGGGCGGTTTCAGCTCGCTGTGGACCGTGTGGGACAAGCTGCCGGACAGCCACACCCAGCCGACCGTCGGCCCGTACACCCTGACGTTCCTGCTCGCCTACCTCTTCATCAAGACCTTCGAGTACAGCGGCGGCATGTGGAACCAGGCCCAGCGCTTCATGGCCACCTCCGGCCCCCGGCAGGCGAAGCGCTCGGCCCGGCTGTCGGCACTGCTGTGGTTCGTCTGGCCCGCCGTCCTCTTCTTCCCCATGTGGGTGGCACCGCTGCTGGTGAAGGCGCAGAAGCCGGACGCCTCCGACTCGTACGCGCTGCTGACCGAACGCCTGCTGCCGCACGGCCTGCTGGGGCTGGTCATCGTCGGCTTCTTCTCCCACACGATGGCGATGTGCTCGTCGGACGCCAACGCCATCTCGGCCGTCTTCACCCGCGACATCGCGCCGGCCCTGTCGGCGAGGGCGCGCGCCTGGTCGCACCGGGCGGGGCTGCTGGCCGCGCGGTTGTCGACGGTCGCCTTCCTGGCGCTGTCGATGGCGATAGCGACGCAGGTCAACTCGCCGACGTTCAAGGACATCATCACCGTCGTCATCAAGTGGGTCGCCGGACTGGTCGGCCCGATCTCCATCCCGTTCCTGCTCGGCATGCTGCGGGTCTTCCGCAGGTCGGGGCCCACGGCGGCGCTGGGGTCGTGGGCGGCCGGCCTGTTCGCCTTCTGGCTGACCAACTACGGCCTGGGCGATGTGCAGTTGCAGATCCAGATCGTCTCGCCGGTCGCCACCTCACTCGTGCTCTACCTCCTGCTCGGCCTCGTACGGCCGGAGGACACGGAGGAGCGGGACGCGGTACTGGCGCGGATCAACTCCGGGGGCGACGACGACGGCGCGGTCGGGGCCTGGGCGGTGACCGGGGCGATGACCGGGGCGGACGCCGGTGCCGGTGCCGGCGTCAGCGGTGCGACGGGGCTGGAGGGCATTCCGGAGCAGACGGCCGGGGCGGAGGGTCTGACGGGAGACGGGGGGAGGGGAGACGGACGGACAGGGGACGGGCGGGGGACGGGCTGA
- a CDS encoding SDR family oxidoreductase, with protein sequence MLLRNKTVVVSGVGAGLGHQVAAACVRDGASVVLGARTEANLAKSAALIDPAGERTAWRATDISDEEQCVALAALAVERFGGIDAVIHVAALDALFGGLRDADFASWRDVVDVNLFGTLRMTRACLPSLTARGGGSVVMIGTQSSVAAPSQVQQAAYAASKGGLVSAMYSLARELGPDRIRVNTVQPGWMWGPPVEAYVRFQAHTEGVPEAEVLARLTERMALPELATDADVAETAVFLASDRARAITGQSLLVNAGELMR encoded by the coding sequence ATGCTGCTGCGGAACAAGACCGTCGTCGTCTCGGGCGTGGGGGCGGGCCTCGGCCATCAGGTCGCGGCGGCGTGCGTACGGGACGGCGCCTCGGTGGTACTGGGTGCCCGTACGGAGGCGAACCTCGCCAAGTCGGCCGCGCTCATCGACCCCGCCGGCGAGCGGACGGCCTGGCGGGCGACCGACATCAGCGACGAGGAGCAGTGCGTGGCGCTGGCCGCGCTCGCGGTGGAGCGGTTCGGCGGGATCGACGCGGTGATCCATGTCGCCGCGCTCGACGCGCTCTTCGGCGGCCTGCGGGACGCCGACTTCGCCTCCTGGCGCGATGTGGTGGACGTCAATCTCTTTGGCACTCTGCGGATGACCCGGGCCTGCCTGCCCTCGCTGACGGCGCGGGGCGGCGGTTCGGTGGTGATGATCGGCACCCAGTCGTCGGTGGCCGCTCCCTCCCAGGTCCAGCAGGCGGCGTACGCGGCGTCCAAGGGCGGCCTGGTCTCCGCGATGTACTCGCTGGCGCGCGAGCTCGGACCGGACCGGATACGGGTCAACACCGTGCAGCCCGGATGGATGTGGGGCCCGCCGGTCGAGGCGTACGTACGGTTCCAGGCGCACACCGAGGGCGTACCGGAGGCCGAGGTGCTGGCCCGGCTCACCGAACGGATGGCACTGCCCGAGCTGGCGACGGACGCGGACGTGGCGGAGACCGCCGTCTTCCTGGCCTCCGACCGGGCACGCGCCATCACGGGCCAGTCGCTGCTGGTCAACGCGGGCGAGCTGATGCGCTAG
- a CDS encoding PLP-dependent aminotransferase family protein, translating to MPDVILSEARTPAPALAARAARTGSSPVRDILALTARPEVISFAGGLPAPELFDAAGMADAFRHVLAEAPRRVLQYSTTEGDPALRAAVAARYSARGLPTEADDLLVTTGSQQGLSLLATALLEPGDVVLVEDPCYLAALQIFSLAGARVVPVPTDDGGLDPAALDEIAARERPKLLYVIPTFQNPTGRTLSAERRAAVAEVAARRGLWIAEDDPYGELRFEGEPAPWVAAFPGAEDRTALLGSFSKVMAPGLRLGTVRAPAALRRACAIAKQAADLHTSTIDQAAAARYLAVTDLDGHLARVRDAYRARRDALIDGLPAALPEGSRWNRPAGGMFVWATLPPGYDAAALLPEVVKHDVAYVPGAPFFAGAPDPTAARLSFVTHAPEEIREGLGRLRKALEGTRREG from the coding sequence ATGCCGGATGTGATCCTTTCCGAGGCCCGTACCCCCGCCCCCGCGCTCGCCGCGCGCGCGGCCCGGACCGGCAGTTCGCCCGTACGCGACATCCTGGCGCTCACCGCCCGGCCCGAGGTCATATCGTTCGCCGGCGGGCTGCCGGCGCCCGAGCTGTTCGACGCGGCGGGCATGGCGGACGCCTTCCGGCATGTGCTCGCCGAAGCGCCGCGGCGGGTCCTCCAGTACTCCACGACCGAGGGCGATCCGGCGCTGCGGGCGGCCGTCGCGGCGCGCTACTCCGCCCGCGGGCTGCCCACCGAGGCCGACGACCTGCTGGTGACGACCGGTTCCCAGCAGGGCCTGTCGCTGCTGGCCACCGCGCTGCTGGAGCCTGGTGACGTGGTGCTGGTCGAGGACCCCTGCTACCTCGCGGCGCTGCAGATCTTCTCGTTGGCCGGCGCCCGGGTGGTGCCGGTGCCGACCGACGACGGGGGCCTGGACCCGGCCGCGCTGGACGAGATCGCCGCACGCGAGCGGCCCAAGCTGCTCTACGTCATCCCCACCTTCCAGAACCCGACCGGCCGCACGCTGTCCGCCGAGCGACGGGCCGCGGTCGCGGAGGTGGCCGCGCGCCGCGGCCTGTGGATCGCCGAGGACGACCCGTACGGGGAGCTGCGCTTCGAGGGCGAGCCGGCGCCGTGGGTGGCGGCCTTCCCGGGGGCCGAGGACCGTACGGCACTGCTCGGGTCGTTCTCCAAGGTGATGGCGCCGGGGCTGCGGCTGGGCACGGTGCGGGCGCCGGCCGCGCTGCGACGGGCCTGCGCCATCGCCAAGCAGGCCGCCGACCTGCACACCTCGACCATCGATCAAGCCGCCGCCGCCCGGTACTTGGCGGTCACGGACCTGGACGGCCATCTGGCGCGGGTGCGCGACGCCTACCGCGCGCGGCGGGACGCACTGATCGACGGCTTGCCCGCGGCGCTCCCGGAGGGGTCGCGGTGGAACCGTCCGGCGGGCGGCATGTTCGTGTGGGCGACGCTGCCCCCGGGGTACGACGCGGCGGCGCTGCTGCCCGAGGTCGTCAAGCATGACGTCGCCTACGTCCCCGGGGCGCCGTTCTTCGCCGGAGCTCCGGACCCGACCGCCGCCCGGCTGTCGTTCGTGACGCATGCGCCGGAGGAGATCCGCGAGGGCCTGGGCCGCCTGCGCAAGGCGCTGGAGGGCACCCGCCGCGAGGGGTGA
- a CDS encoding DUF397 domain-containing protein has translation MAVQPNSAFSWTKSSYSGGNGACVEIAVPTTAAIAVRDSKDPEGPRLTFVNSAWSRFVSDVAGGTFDVA, from the coding sequence ATGGCCGTGCAGCCGAATTCCGCCTTCTCCTGGACCAAGTCCTCGTACTCCGGTGGCAACGGCGCCTGCGTGGAAATCGCCGTCCCCACCACCGCTGCCATCGCGGTGCGCGACTCCAAAGACCCCGAGGGGCCGCGCCTGACCTTCGTCAACTCCGCCTGGAGCCGCTTCGTGTCGGACGTCGCCGGTGGCACGTTCGACGTGGCGTGA
- a CDS encoding helix-turn-helix domain-containing protein has translation MASNVNPTVRRRRLGQELRRLRELKGMTAEEVAERLLVSQSKISRLENGRRSISQRDVRDLCGVYEVEDHRIVDSLMQMAKDSRQQGWWHAFGDIPYSVYIGLETEAASLRIYESLLVPDLLQTPGYAEAVIPGTVPELAPDHLEKRIQVRMRRQERVNDPERPLRLWVVLDESALRRVVGSHLIMREQLDHLVEMSNLPHVTVQILPYDTGAHAGMSGTFSILKFDDASDSSVVYIEGVTSDLYLEKTNDVHKYTIMYEHLRAQALSAEASREFIAAAAKSHADARG, from the coding sequence GTGGCGTCCAATGTCAACCCCACCGTCAGGCGACGCCGGTTGGGCCAGGAGCTGCGCAGGCTCCGGGAGCTCAAGGGCATGACGGCGGAAGAGGTGGCCGAGCGGCTGCTGGTCTCCCAATCGAAGATCAGCAGGCTCGAGAACGGCCGCCGCAGCATCAGCCAGCGCGACGTCCGAGACCTGTGCGGCGTCTACGAGGTCGAGGACCACCGCATAGTCGATTCGCTGATGCAGATGGCCAAGGATTCGCGCCAGCAGGGCTGGTGGCACGCCTTCGGCGACATTCCGTACAGCGTCTACATCGGTCTGGAGACCGAGGCCGCCTCACTGCGGATCTACGAGTCCCTGCTGGTGCCGGACCTGCTGCAGACCCCCGGCTACGCCGAGGCCGTCATCCCGGGCACGGTCCCCGAACTGGCGCCGGACCACTTGGAGAAGCGCATCCAGGTGCGGATGCGCCGCCAGGAGCGGGTCAACGACCCCGAGCGGCCGCTGCGACTGTGGGTGGTGCTGGACGAGAGCGCCCTGCGCCGGGTGGTCGGCAGCCACCTGATCATGCGCGAACAACTCGACCATCTCGTCGAGATGAGCAATTTGCCGCACGTGACGGTGCAGATCCTTCCGTACGACACCGGCGCCCACGCCGGAATGTCGGGAACGTTCTCGATCCTGAAATTCGACGACGCCTCCGATTCCAGCGTGGTGTACATCGAAGGCGTCACCAGTGACCTCTATCTGGAGAAAACCAACGATGTGCACAAATACACGATCATGTACGAGCATTTGCGTGCGCAGGCGCTGAGCGCCGAGGCCAGCAGGGAGTTCATCGCGGCGGCGGCGAAATCCCACGCGGATGCGCGGGGGTAA
- a CDS encoding GOLPH3/VPS74 family protein: MGRSRRTIPEELLLLALDPTTGTTAQPQSLDLGLAGAQLVELALAGRIAPDGDRIAVVMARPTGDPTLDSALELLRRRGSPVRAVHWIGGPRLGLRQTYLTHLERCGMVHAVAGQMCGVLPTTRYQATETAISREIRARLDNAIRTGVPPDPRTAALAALAHAVGLGKHLYPGNEGRSSRSRLRDLIRHDPMGGLVAHAVMDVQNGAAAQPRRPQAAGAGAVRQPTARAAEPAGAPGQARHGHGRMARVGAR, encoded by the coding sequence ATGGGCAGGAGCCGCAGAACAATTCCGGAGGAGCTTCTGCTGCTCGCTTTGGACCCGACGACGGGCACCACAGCGCAGCCGCAGTCGCTCGACCTCGGCCTGGCCGGGGCCCAGCTAGTAGAGCTGGCTCTGGCAGGACGGATAGCCCCAGACGGGGATCGTATCGCCGTGGTGATGGCACGGCCGACAGGAGATCCGACTCTGGACTCCGCGCTCGAACTGCTGCGCCGACGCGGCAGTCCGGTGCGGGCGGTCCACTGGATCGGCGGACCCCGACTGGGGCTTCGCCAGACGTACCTCACGCATCTCGAACGGTGCGGCATGGTGCATGCCGTGGCGGGCCAGATGTGCGGGGTGCTGCCGACGACGCGCTACCAAGCGACGGAGACGGCCATCAGCCGGGAAATCAGGGCCCGGCTGGACAACGCGATCCGCACCGGCGTACCCCCGGACCCGCGGACCGCGGCGCTCGCCGCGCTGGCCCATGCGGTCGGACTCGGCAAGCACCTCTACCCAGGGAACGAAGGGCGGTCATCGCGCTCCCGTCTCCGGGATCTGATCCGACACGACCCGATGGGCGGGCTGGTCGCCCACGCCGTCATGGACGTGCAGAACGGTGCCGCGGCACAGCCCCGACGGCCGCAGGCCGCCGGAGCGGGAGCAGTCCGGCAGCCGACGGCCCGTGCGGCGGAACCGGCCGGCGCGCCGGGTCAGGCCCGGCACGGCCACGGCAGGATGGCTCGCGTGGGCGCCCGCTGA
- a CDS encoding serine hydrolase: MAGESPDKSDKKQSSGEAAQSGRDPRLSVLRGEPDEPATETGVAEAAEDSGTPGKGEGPEAPERSETAQEAAGASADGEGDGEAGDGRLRDAVAAWVAGKGDKDGEGDAEEAGDGGDGEESGSESPASKGSASKGSGTKDSGSEASGSKQSGSKASGSKASVSEGGSEKAGSAKASSEESGSEGSGAVKGDSEGAAAKPTAKSDAKAGAKGQAKSAVKAGAKGEAKTGAKAAEVEAGRDAAAEAETDAKAEAETDAKAEAETGAKAGAKSGVESGAKVDAEPGAKAERKVVDQPTAVFKTVGAQKGASGAEGDAKADDAAGESGGGEAEDDGSAVDEATRVFAVAKGKGKPASGEAVDQATTAFKINPPAKGRSAEQSKDTSAEQSKDTSAEQANGKAAEGPKGAPGAKDADEAASKDKAKGKDADEAASKGKDKGKDEAKGSKGASGAKGGGSVAESDAERTSQFVALKRDDDSAAGRSLGKTAPRTPARTPGKDTPKEPAKETPKDAAKGATKGATKDAAQDAPAETSKGADKPAGKASGASGKAAAAAGALPAAAPAKPSTPQKPADRPGAMPPAADAGAAAAPAGLPESERTKQQPLPPLDLLAKLTNTPPPPETPLRNVVRRFKIWTPLAVLLAIIFVVVQSVRPLPEPALAVGGSAAFTFDGGKLSVPWPDQGQAAVSVVGVGSLGTSGQAKPVPTASVAKVMTAYVLLRDHPLKKGEKGQTITIDAQGEADSQKKDESRVPLKKDQQFNQYQMLQMLMIPSGNNVARQLARWDAGSEGAFVKKMNDAAKKLGMSKTTYTDPSGLDKATVSTAVDQLKLAEQVMKNDAFREVVRTENVQIAGLPEKIYNNNSLLTTMAGQVAGIKTGSSTPAGGTFMWASYRTVGGKDQLILGVTMDQHTNSPDPNAQLGLVLSNTEKVITAARGALVSDTVVKKGQVVGYVDDGLGGQTPVVATKDLSAVGWPGMKATFAMSNGGKAVPHEAKAGTTVGVLTVGNGESTQKVPVALKEDLVEPSFGAKLTRIG; the protein is encoded by the coding sequence GTGGCGGGCGAGTCCCCCGACAAGTCGGACAAGAAGCAGTCGTCGGGGGAGGCGGCGCAGAGCGGACGTGATCCGCGGCTGTCGGTCCTCCGTGGGGAGCCGGATGAGCCGGCGACGGAGACCGGGGTTGCTGAGGCAGCTGAGGATTCCGGGACGCCCGGGAAGGGTGAGGGCCCTGAGGCCCCTGAGCGCTCTGAGACGGCCCAGGAGGCCGCTGGGGCCTCCGCGGACGGCGAGGGCGACGGCGAGGCCGGCGACGGCCGTCTGCGGGACGCCGTGGCGGCCTGGGTCGCGGGGAAGGGCGACAAGGACGGCGAGGGCGACGCGGAAGAGGCCGGTGACGGCGGAGACGGCGAGGAGTCCGGCAGCGAGAGCCCCGCCTCCAAGGGCTCCGCGTCCAAGGGCTCCGGGACCAAGGACTCCGGGTCCGAGGCGTCCGGTTCCAAGCAGTCCGGCTCCAAGGCGTCCGGTTCCAAGGCTTCGGTGTCCGAGGGCGGTTCGGAGAAGGCCGGTTCCGCGAAGGCCAGCTCTGAGGAGTCCGGCTCTGAGGGGTCCGGTGCGGTGAAGGGCGACTCCGAGGGTGCCGCCGCAAAGCCGACTGCAAAGTCGGATGCCAAGGCCGGCGCGAAGGGTCAGGCGAAGTCCGCCGTCAAGGCCGGCGCGAAGGGCGAGGCGAAGACGGGCGCGAAGGCGGCAGAGGTCGAGGCCGGGCGTGACGCGGCGGCCGAAGCCGAGACGGACGCCAAGGCCGAGGCCGAGACGGACGCCAAGGCCGAGGCCGAGACGGGCGCCAAGGCTGGGGCCAAGTCCGGGGTCGAGTCCGGGGCGAAGGTTGACGCCGAGCCCGGGGCCAAGGCTGAGCGCAAGGTTGTTGATCAGCCGACGGCCGTGTTCAAGACCGTCGGGGCGCAGAAGGGTGCGTCCGGCGCCGAGGGTGACGCGAAGGCTGACGACGCGGCCGGCGAATCGGGCGGCGGTGAGGCCGAGGACGACGGGTCGGCGGTCGATGAAGCCACCCGGGTGTTCGCTGTCGCGAAGGGCAAGGGGAAGCCTGCCTCGGGCGAGGCGGTCGACCAGGCGACCACCGCGTTCAAGATCAACCCGCCCGCCAAGGGCCGGTCCGCGGAGCAGAGCAAGGACACGTCCGCGGAGCAGAGCAAGGACACGTCCGCGGAGCAGGCCAACGGCAAGGCCGCGGAGGGCCCCAAGGGTGCGCCCGGTGCCAAGGACGCGGACGAGGCCGCGTCCAAGGACAAGGCGAAGGGCAAGGACGCGGACGAGGCCGCTTCCAAGGGCAAGGACAAGGGCAAGGACGAGGCCAAGGGTTCCAAGGGTGCGTCCGGCGCCAAGGGCGGTGGTTCCGTTGCCGAGAGCGACGCGGAGCGCACCAGTCAGTTCGTCGCGCTGAAGCGGGACGACGACTCCGCCGCCGGGCGGTCGCTGGGCAAGACGGCGCCCAGGACCCCGGCCCGTACGCCGGGCAAGGACACGCCCAAGGAGCCGGCCAAGGAGACCCCGAAGGACGCGGCCAAGGGCGCGACCAAGGGGGCTACCAAGGACGCGGCCCAGGACGCGCCCGCGGAGACGTCGAAGGGGGCGGACAAGCCGGCAGGTAAGGCATCGGGTGCGAGCGGCAAGGCCGCCGCCGCTGCCGGAGCGCTGCCGGCTGCCGCGCCCGCCAAGCCGAGCACGCCGCAGAAGCCCGCCGACCGGCCCGGTGCCATGCCGCCGGCCGCCGACGCGGGTGCCGCCGCCGCCCCGGCCGGGCTGCCCGAGTCGGAGCGGACCAAGCAGCAACCCCTGCCCCCGCTCGACCTGCTGGCAAAGCTCACCAACACCCCGCCGCCGCCCGAGACCCCGCTGCGCAACGTCGTCCGCCGGTTCAAGATCTGGACCCCGCTGGCGGTGCTGCTGGCGATCATCTTCGTGGTGGTCCAGAGCGTGCGCCCGTTGCCCGAGCCCGCGCTCGCCGTCGGCGGCTCGGCCGCGTTCACCTTCGACGGCGGCAAGCTCTCGGTGCCGTGGCCCGACCAGGGCCAGGCCGCCGTCTCGGTCGTCGGCGTCGGCAGCCTGGGCACGTCCGGCCAGGCCAAGCCCGTGCCGACCGCGAGCGTCGCCAAGGTGATGACCGCGTACGTGCTGCTGCGCGACCACCCGCTCAAGAAGGGTGAGAAGGGCCAGACGATCACGATCGACGCGCAGGGTGAGGCGGACTCCCAGAAGAAGGACGAGTCGCGCGTTCCGCTCAAGAAGGACCAGCAGTTCAACCAGTACCAGATGCTGCAGATGCTGATGATCCCCTCGGGGAACAACGTCGCGCGGCAGCTGGCCCGTTGGGATGCCGGTTCCGAGGGGGCGTTCGTGAAGAAGATGAACGACGCCGCCAAGAAGCTGGGTATGTCCAAGACGACGTACACCGACCCCAGCGGCCTGGACAAGGCGACCGTGAGCACCGCCGTCGACCAGCTCAAGCTCGCCGAGCAGGTCATGAAGAACGACGCGTTCCGGGAGGTCGTGCGCACCGAGAACGTCCAGATCGCGGGCCTGCCGGAGAAGATCTACAACAACAACAGCCTGCTCACGACCATGGCGGGCCAGGTCGCCGGCATCAAGACCGGATCGAGCACCCCGGCCGGCGGCACGTTCATGTGGGCGAGCTACCGCACCGTCGGCGGCAAGGACCAGCTGATCCTCGGCGTGACGATGGACCAGCACACCAACAGCCCCGACCCCAACGCGCAGCTCGGACTGGTGCTGAGCAACACCGAGAAGGTGATCACCGCGGCCCGGGGGGCGCTGGTCTCGGACACGGTGGTGAAGAAGGGGCAGGTCGTCGGGTACGTGGACGACGGCCTCGGCGGTCAGACGCCGGTCGTGGCGACCAAGGACCTGTCGGCGGTCGGCTGGCCCGGCATGAAGGCGACCTTCGCCATGAGCAACGGCGGCAAGGCCGTCCCCCACGAGGCGAAGGCCGGTACCACCGTCGGTGTGCTGACGGTCGGCAACGGCGAGAGCACCCAGAAGGTGCCGGTCGCCCTCAAGGAGGACCTGGTCGAGCCGTCGTTCGGAGCGAAGCTGACCCGGATCGGCTGA